A portion of the bacterium genome contains these proteins:
- a CDS encoding SDR family oxidoreductase — protein MELGLKGRRALITGASRGIGLAIARSFVDQGAEVAICARGAEGLESAVKDLQERGGRVFGRTVDVADGDALKTFIVEAAGELGGLDVFVSNTSGGAGMGEAAWKAGFEVDVMGAARGVEAALPFLQKSDAGSAVFISSTAALEYLGMPQPYGAIKAALIAHASDLSQALAPSGVRVNVVSPGPIYFEGGNWEMIKTAMPQIYEKALEQCAIGRMGTPEEVAQATVFLASPAASFITGANLVVDGGFTKRTAF, from the coding sequence ATGGAACTCGGACTCAAAGGGCGACGCGCCCTGATCACCGGAGCGAGCCGCGGTATCGGTCTCGCAATCGCACGGTCCTTTGTCGACCAGGGGGCCGAAGTTGCGATCTGCGCGCGTGGCGCCGAGGGGCTGGAGAGCGCGGTCAAGGATCTGCAGGAACGCGGTGGGCGTGTCTTCGGAAGAACCGTCGACGTCGCCGATGGCGACGCGTTGAAAACATTCATCGTCGAAGCGGCCGGGGAACTCGGTGGGCTCGACGTCTTTGTCTCGAATACCAGCGGCGGCGCGGGCATGGGTGAAGCTGCCTGGAAGGCGGGCTTTGAAGTCGATGTGATGGGGGCGGCGCGCGGTGTCGAGGCTGCGCTGCCATTCCTCCAGAAGTCCGATGCCGGGAGTGCGGTCTTCATCAGCAGTACTGCGGCCCTCGAGTATCTCGGCATGCCCCAGCCGTACGGAGCGATCAAAGCGGCGCTGATTGCGCACGCGAGCGATCTATCGCAAGCCCTGGCTCCCAGCGGAGTGCGCGTGAACGTGGTCTCGCCGGGACCGATCTATTTCGAAGGTGGAAACTGGGAAATGATCAAAACGGCCATGCCGCAGATCTACGAGAAGGCACTCGAGCAGTGCGCGATCGGTCGCATGGGTACACCCGAAGAAGTTGCGCAGGCCACCGTATTTCTCGCCAGCCCGGCTGCCAGTTTCATCACCGGTGCAAATCTGGTCGTGGACGGCGGCTTCACCAAGCGTACCGCGTTCTAG
- a CDS encoding L-2-amino-thiazoline-4-carboxylic acid hydrolase encodes MELATSADITTMDYVKIQAQVLLPLARALREEIGEERTRELLQAAIEEVSRARIRDQAEQLGGSPLERFRSMMSRSASVNGPQLEMEFREVGPESMQFDVKRCKYAELFQALGETEIGTMLLCDGDAYVAEIGGAAVEFQRSQTIMEGGSHCDFCYRINRME; translated from the coding sequence TTGGAACTCGCGACCAGCGCTGACATCACCACCATGGACTACGTGAAGATTCAGGCCCAGGTTCTGCTTCCGCTAGCCCGCGCCCTGCGCGAAGAAATCGGCGAGGAGCGCACTCGAGAATTGCTACAAGCGGCGATCGAAGAAGTATCGCGCGCGCGCATTCGCGATCAGGCAGAACAGCTGGGAGGATCGCCGCTCGAAAGGTTCCGGTCCATGATGAGTCGATCGGCGAGTGTCAACGGACCCCAGCTGGAGATGGAATTTCGCGAAGTAGGTCCCGAATCGATGCAGTTCGATGTCAAGCGCTGCAAGTACGCCGAACTCTTCCAGGCTCTGGGCGAGACCGAGATCGGCACCATGCTGCTCTGCGACGGCGACGCGTATGTGGCCGAGATTGGCGGAGCGGCGGTAGAGTTCCAGCGCAGCCAGACGATCATGGAGGGCGGGAGCCACTGCGACTTCTGCTATCGTATCAACAGGATGGAGTGA
- the hisH gene encoding imidazole glycerol phosphate synthase subunit HisH: protein MRSTLEPVPALWLPREHRSRGAVGAPSSSSSASVPSRTREFGSDSVWSDASLLVHGEEFVITIVDYGAGNLRSVERACRAVNMDSRFSRDPKEVLSAERILFPGVGAAASAMQALHERGLGEALEQAVARGVPTLGICIGCQIVLDHSEEGDTPALGLIPGRTVRFRIDDPELKIPHMGWNEVRVARPHPLLEGIETADEFYFVHSYYPRPDDDAHVFATASHGGEFACAVGRDNLFATQFHPEKSGRLGLAMLERFARWDGQSC, encoded by the coding sequence ATGCGCAGCACCCTTGAACCGGTTCCTGCACTCTGGCTTCCTCGAGAGCACCGCTCGCGGGGCGCGGTTGGCGCCCCGAGTTCCTCTTCTTCTGCTTCGGTGCCATCGCGTACACGAGAGTTCGGGAGTGATTCTGTTTGGAGTGATGCTAGCCTGCTCGTCCACGGGGAGGAGTTCGTGATCACCATCGTCGACTACGGTGCGGGCAATCTGCGCAGCGTGGAACGGGCTTGCCGGGCCGTAAACATGGATTCCCGTTTCAGCCGCGATCCGAAGGAAGTTCTTTCGGCCGAGCGCATTCTATTTCCCGGTGTGGGCGCGGCCGCCAGCGCGATGCAGGCGCTGCACGAGCGTGGCCTGGGTGAGGCACTCGAGCAGGCGGTCGCCAGGGGAGTTCCAACCCTGGGGATCTGCATCGGTTGTCAGATCGTGCTCGATCACTCGGAGGAGGGCGATACTCCTGCGCTGGGTTTGATCCCGGGCCGTACGGTGCGCTTTCGGATCGACGACCCCGAGCTGAAGATTCCCCATATGGGCTGGAACGAAGTGCGCGTCGCGCGCCCGCACCCGCTGCTCGAGGGCATCGAAACCGCCGACGAGTTCTACTTCGTGCACTCCTACTACCCCAGGCCTGACGACGACGCCCATGTGTTCGCCACGGCCTCCCATGGCGGGGAGTTCGCCTGTGCAGTGGGCAGGGACAATCTATTCGCCACGCAGTTTCATCCCGAGAAGAGCGGGCGTCTGGGCCTGGCGATGCTGGAACGCTTCGCGCGCTGGGACGGTCAGTCGTGCTGA
- a CDS encoding enoyl-CoA hydratase, translating to MSDSELILVDQPAPLVRRITLNRPDKRNALSNPLRGEVFRALEEADRDDAVRVCIIRGAGKCFSAGYDLGANNAVDQPYYTSGGDGNWSRHVVEGWFHIWDLQKPVIAQVHGYCLAGGSELATACDLVYVAEDAQIGYPPVRLMSPPDMQFHPWMVGMRQAMELMLTGDAIDGVEAARIGFATRAFPTEELESSVVAIAERVAKIPSDLQQLNKRSVHRAMEIMGMRAALRSGTDIQALGFHTRSTREYMKSFAEGVTKALNERDAKFGDYRTS from the coding sequence ATGTCGGATTCGGAACTGATCCTGGTCGACCAGCCCGCACCGCTGGTGCGGCGAATTACTCTGAACCGCCCGGACAAGCGCAATGCGCTCAGCAACCCGCTGCGCGGGGAAGTCTTCCGCGCGCTGGAGGAGGCCGATCGCGACGATGCGGTGCGGGTCTGCATCATTCGCGGCGCGGGCAAGTGCTTTTCGGCCGGCTACGATCTGGGGGCGAATAACGCCGTCGACCAGCCTTATTACACTTCGGGAGGGGACGGCAACTGGTCGCGCCACGTCGTCGAGGGCTGGTTTCATATCTGGGATCTGCAGAAGCCCGTGATCGCGCAGGTGCACGGTTACTGTCTGGCCGGTGGCAGCGAACTCGCCACCGCCTGTGATCTGGTCTACGTGGCTGAAGACGCACAGATCGGCTACCCGCCCGTGCGCCTGATGAGTCCTCCGGACATGCAGTTCCACCCCTGGATGGTCGGCATGCGTCAGGCCATGGAGTTGATGTTGACCGGTGATGCGATCGACGGCGTGGAGGCGGCGCGCATCGGCTTTGCAACTCGAGCTTTTCCAACCGAGGAACTCGAATCGAGCGTTGTCGCGATCGCCGAACGGGTGGCCAAGATCCCGAGCGACCTGCAACAACTCAATAAACGCAGCGTTCACCGCGCGATGGAGATCATGGGCATGCGCGCCGCGTTGCGCTCGGGAACGGATATCCAGGCTCTGGGCTTTCACACGCGCTCGACCCGCGAGTACATGAAGAGCTTCGCCGAAGGAGTGACGAAGGCATTGAACGAACGCGACGCCAAGTTCGGTGACTATCGAACGAGCTAG
- a CDS encoding aminoglycoside phosphotransferase family protein — protein sequence MALELTRRYSDRLGVLSAEQLQSAIDRFDLGRLRAAEPATQGLFGQIVFLSTSRGEFVLRGYPHTGQLSTEHYFCERLHRDTDVPVPWPYLLERDPTLFGWEYAIMPRLPGVMCGVPEIWNGLSHEDHLGIAAAMGSALARLQAPRWPVWGHLDETVGGVVGHSMPYRRHIVDGIEDQLRESREASDATSEEDVTWLLNEVEKRSQALDVPFEPSFVHHDYKRGNSLVQCNGASGWRVSGVFDLQEAHAGDGEADLSRTAWELARLNPELMRTFVRAYCELRPPRAHFLERFAIYSLRDRVVIWLYGQRNQMWFPEGLTLRQWLEPLLESQLSHASRS from the coding sequence ATGGCACTAGAACTCACACGCAGATACTCCGATCGTCTCGGCGTACTCAGTGCCGAGCAGCTTCAGAGTGCGATCGACCGCTTCGATCTCGGTCGACTGCGGGCCGCTGAACCCGCAACTCAGGGTTTGTTCGGGCAGATCGTATTCCTTTCGACCTCGCGAGGAGAGTTCGTGCTGCGCGGGTACCCCCATACGGGCCAGTTGAGCACGGAGCATTACTTCTGCGAAAGGCTGCATCGGGATACCGACGTACCGGTGCCCTGGCCCTATCTGCTCGAACGGGATCCGACGCTCTTCGGCTGGGAATACGCAATCATGCCAAGACTACCGGGCGTCATGTGCGGCGTCCCGGAGATCTGGAACGGTCTTTCCCATGAGGATCATCTGGGAATCGCTGCGGCGATGGGTTCTGCGCTGGCGAGACTACAGGCGCCACGCTGGCCCGTCTGGGGCCATCTCGACGAGACGGTCGGTGGTGTCGTGGGCCATTCGATGCCCTACCGCAGACACATCGTCGACGGGATCGAAGATCAGCTAAGAGAGAGCCGGGAAGCTTCGGACGCCACTTCCGAAGAAGACGTCACATGGTTGCTCAACGAAGTCGAAAAGCGCTCGCAAGCGCTGGACGTGCCTTTCGAGCCGAGCTTCGTGCACCACGACTACAAACGCGGAAACTCGCTCGTACAATGCAACGGAGCGAGCGGTTGGCGGGTGAGCGGCGTATTCGATCTACAGGAAGCACACGCAGGAGACGGCGAAGCGGATCTTTCACGCACTGCGTGGGAACTCGCACGCCTCAATCCGGAACTCATGCGCACATTCGTGCGCGCCTACTGTGAACTCCGTCCTCCCCGCGCTCATTTCCTCGAACGGTTTGCAATCTACAGTCTTCGAGACCGCGTGGTGATCTGGCTCTACGGACAACGCAATCAGATGTGGTTCCCCGAAGGACTGACACTCCGGCAGTGGCTGGAGCCTCTCTTGGAATCTCAGCTCTCACACGCCTCGCGGAGCTGA
- the hisF gene encoding imidazole glycerol phosphate synthase subunit HisF — protein sequence MLSKRVVACLDVRDGRLVKSVKFVDTKDIGDVVGRARQYYEDGLDELVLYDITASSDHRNIMLEVVEQVASEIFIPFSVGGGIRAVDDASALRLAGAEKINVNTAAVANPQLIADCSHAIGAQSTILSMDVLRVDAAQGCPSGYEIVTHGGRNHTGVDALDWAKRGEDLGAGELVVNSIDADGTKQGYELKLTRMIVEAVGIPVIASGGAGEPEHLYDVLTAGGADAALVASMVHYGTHTVSELKQHLHERGVKVRMGY from the coding sequence GTGCTGAGCAAGCGCGTGGTGGCCTGCCTGGACGTGCGCGACGGGCGCCTCGTCAAGAGCGTGAAGTTCGTCGATACCAAGGACATCGGCGACGTGGTCGGGCGCGCGCGGCAGTACTACGAAGACGGTCTTGATGAACTGGTGCTCTACGACATCACCGCTTCGAGCGATCACCGCAACATCATGCTCGAGGTCGTCGAGCAGGTGGCTTCGGAGATCTTCATTCCCTTCTCGGTCGGTGGCGGCATCCGCGCAGTAGACGACGCCAGCGCGTTGCGCCTGGCCGGCGCCGAGAAGATCAACGTGAATACCGCGGCCGTGGCCAACCCTCAGTTGATCGCCGACTGCTCCCACGCGATCGGTGCTCAGAGCACGATTCTATCCATGGACGTGCTGCGCGTGGACGCCGCGCAGGGCTGTCCTTCAGGCTATGAGATCGTCACCCATGGCGGCCGAAACCATACGGGCGTCGATGCCCTGGACTGGGCAAAGCGCGGCGAGGATCTGGGCGCCGGCGAGTTGGTCGTCAACTCGATCGACGCCGATGGCACGAAGCAGGGGTACGAACTCAAACTCACACGCATGATCGTCGAGGCCGTCGGCATCCCCGTGATTGCCTCCGGCGGTGCGGGCGAACCCGAACACCTCTACGACGTACTCACCGCGGGCGGTGCCGACGCGGCGTTGGTCGCCTCGATGGTTCACTACGGCACCCACACCGTGTCAGAACTCAAGCAACACCTGCACGAGCGCGGCGTGAAGGTGCGGATGGGCTACTGA
- a CDS encoding response regulator, with amino-acid sequence MSDPRPRILIVDDQPANLIAIEALLDECDAELVKATSGQRALELTINNEFALILLDIQMPEMDGYEVASLLRNHSKTQVTPIVFLTALNKSDSIVLSAYSAGAVDLLFKPLNPDILLSKVRVFLELYESRRELDRANGALEKKNREVNEFASVAAHDIKAPLRRIATFSGFLEKELADLNVSEDVTTYIETIQRNSCRLTNLVEDLLQFARVGKSGEPMRALELAGIASRALENLATEIAETEASIKIADLPSVWGDETLLIQLLQNLIANALKFRTEEHPSIEISAERIGDRWHIAVADNGIGIPGADRERIFGTFERLNSQTMFEGSGLGLSTCRKVVEHHGGQIWVESGDSGGSTFYATLAPAEETPKTEDD; translated from the coding sequence ATGAGCGATCCACGACCCCGTATTCTGATCGTCGATGACCAACCGGCCAATCTGATCGCGATCGAAGCCCTGCTCGACGAGTGCGATGCCGAACTGGTCAAGGCCACATCCGGCCAGCGAGCACTCGAGTTGACGATCAACAACGAGTTCGCACTCATCCTGCTCGATATCCAGATGCCGGAGATGGACGGGTATGAAGTCGCAAGCTTGCTGAGGAACCACTCGAAGACTCAGGTCACGCCCATCGTCTTTCTGACGGCGCTGAACAAGAGCGACAGCATCGTGCTGTCCGCCTATTCCGCAGGTGCGGTTGACCTTCTATTCAAGCCGTTGAACCCCGACATACTGCTCTCGAAGGTGCGAGTTTTTCTCGAACTATACGAGAGCCGGCGCGAACTGGATCGAGCAAACGGCGCGTTGGAAAAGAAGAACCGGGAAGTAAATGAATTCGCGTCGGTTGCGGCCCACGATATCAAGGCCCCACTTCGCCGCATCGCGACATTCTCGGGGTTCCTCGAGAAAGAACTCGCCGATCTGAACGTCTCTGAAGACGTGACCACGTACATCGAGACCATCCAGCGCAATAGCTGTCGGCTCACGAATCTGGTCGAAGACCTGCTGCAGTTCGCCCGGGTGGGAAAATCGGGCGAGCCGATGCGCGCGCTCGAACTGGCCGGGATCGCCTCTCGGGCGCTCGAGAACCTGGCAACCGAAATTGCGGAAACGGAAGCCAGCATCAAGATCGCGGATCTTCCGAGCGTCTGGGGTGACGAGACGTTGCTGATCCAGCTATTGCAGAATCTGATCGCCAACGCACTCAAGTTCCGGACGGAAGAGCACCCGTCGATCGAGATTTCAGCTGAACGGATCGGGGATCGCTGGCATATAGCAGTCGCGGACAATGGGATCGGCATTCCAGGAGCGGATCGCGAGCGGATCTTCGGAACCTTCGAGCGGCTCAATTCACAGACGATGTTCGAAGGCAGCGGCCTCGGCCTCTCGACCTGCCGCAAGGTAGTGGAACACCACGGAGGCCAGATCTGGGTAGAGTCGGGTGACTCGGGCGGGAGTACTTTCTACGCCACGCTGGCTCCCGCCGAGGAAACTCCAAAGACAGAGGACGACTGA
- a CDS encoding response regulator has protein sequence MVAVQNNTDKIGEGVMETGGMDLGAASYLVGFTPEWGLSLRSPMPESDPTDSPKRIARPQEPGSGAYLNHRIDTEQTRLWLTAQEADRTAVRDGAKAASVYPGPNGERVLGIHLNLEIAGTRWAVISEVQEKTILAPANELKILILSTLAFTALLVLAIATLVTRRIVRPIEQLSDAAGLIASGKLEQEIESARRDELGGLSRSFADMVSDLREGANIQDRQNWFKLGQTELSEKLRGDKHITELARDTVTYLAKYLNAQVGALYVASGQRQLQLVGSYAFQTRKNLANRFEYGQGLVGQAALEKQHILLTDAPDDSLTIRSGLGDSSPRNIIVWPFVRDSVVAGVVELGAFEPFEDRCIEFLKRTEESIAVSIEAMQSRIRLQELLEESQAQSEELQSQTQMLQASEESLQAQNEELQSSNEQLEEKTRSLELQKREIEAGKMKVNTERVELAEILVEAERRFKAGAERNGLALELEIEDGLPSHISTDAQRVGQVTKNLLSNALKFTKRGSIRLSIGRPEERGEWDRSSANGSSKIAISVTDTGSGIPDAQRGTIFDAFNQAGGTTGREYGGTGFGLSISLQIARLLGGKLHLESEEGVGGCFTLILPESIATSAEPSTSVDPARETSVILRPDAPTVLVIGENRILGETLREFAGQRGFECLFADTGGSGLEMARRQLPSAILLDAAESNLDEQVFLEHLHGDRATRDIPVHIIATERGGSGIPESEQVTILRGAFDPIQLGEVFERIEGQLDRPFRKLLLVDDDPSARSGIAALLGRELSRDELARLDHPATQIIHKDASAQQKLLDLTAMFLHRVNRQLPEEQQRKIESIHDEDTTFAGKTLLLVDDDMRNLFAISSTLEQYGAEIVMAANGLDAFESLEREPGIDLVLMDIMMPEMDGYEAMRRTRARENFNQLPIIAITAKATKEDRALLGLLETVLQTYNYDFRQYRSSSLKRQVQRTLNSSGLGSIEELRKEILANRPLFNTLLGALTINVTEMFRDPDYFRATRERLLPSLQDRSHLKFWHAGCATGEEVYSMAILLQETGLYDRSLLYATDIDAAALQEAREGIFPITRIRDSTSNYQQSGGTGVFSDYYLARYDAAIVNSALKKNIVFSHHSLANDDVFTEVDVVICRNVLIYFDPELQHRAIELFKDSLQPGGFLCLGSREALCFSSCRKDFDDFSKDQQIYRRRGDE, from the coding sequence GTGGTCGCAGTCCAGAACAACACCGACAAGATCGGCGAGGGCGTGATGGAGACGGGCGGCATGGACTTGGGAGCCGCAAGTTATCTGGTCGGATTCACTCCCGAGTGGGGTCTGAGCCTTCGCTCCCCGATGCCCGAGTCAGACCCGACCGATAGCCCGAAACGGATCGCCCGCCCGCAAGAACCTGGCTCGGGGGCATACCTGAACCACCGCATTGACACTGAACAGACTCGGCTCTGGCTAACAGCGCAGGAGGCAGATAGAACGGCGGTCCGCGACGGGGCTAAGGCCGCATCCGTCTATCCCGGACCGAACGGTGAAAGGGTCCTGGGCATTCATCTGAATCTGGAGATTGCCGGCACGCGCTGGGCCGTGATCTCGGAGGTCCAGGAAAAGACGATCCTCGCCCCGGCCAACGAGTTGAAGATTCTGATTCTGAGTACTCTTGCGTTCACTGCGCTGCTCGTCCTGGCAATCGCGACCCTGGTTACCCGCCGAATCGTTCGACCCATCGAACAGCTCTCGGACGCGGCCGGCCTGATAGCCAGCGGCAAACTCGAGCAGGAGATCGAGAGTGCGCGCAGAGATGAACTCGGAGGACTGAGTCGCAGTTTCGCCGATATGGTGTCCGATCTGCGCGAGGGCGCGAATATCCAGGACAGACAGAACTGGTTCAAGCTAGGCCAGACAGAACTCAGCGAGAAATTGCGCGGCGACAAACACATCACCGAACTAGCGCGAGATACGGTCACCTATCTGGCCAAATATCTGAATGCCCAGGTAGGTGCGCTCTACGTCGCCAGCGGACAACGCCAGCTCCAACTAGTTGGAAGTTACGCCTTTCAGACGCGCAAGAACCTCGCCAACAGGTTCGAATACGGCCAGGGTCTGGTCGGCCAGGCCGCGCTGGAAAAGCAGCACATCCTTCTCACCGACGCGCCCGATGACTCTCTCACGATCCGCTCAGGGCTGGGCGATTCGTCACCGCGCAATATCATCGTCTGGCCGTTCGTTCGCGACAGTGTGGTCGCTGGAGTGGTCGAGCTGGGAGCGTTCGAACCCTTCGAGGATCGCTGCATCGAGTTCCTCAAGCGGACAGAGGAGAGCATCGCGGTCAGCATCGAAGCAATGCAGTCTCGGATTCGTTTGCAAGAACTGCTTGAAGAGAGTCAGGCCCAGTCCGAAGAGCTGCAATCCCAGACTCAGATGCTCCAGGCTTCGGAAGAATCACTACAGGCACAGAACGAGGAATTGCAGTCGAGCAACGAACAACTGGAGGAGAAGACCCGATCCCTGGAGCTGCAGAAACGAGAGATCGAAGCCGGAAAGATGAAGGTGAACACGGAGCGGGTCGAACTGGCCGAGATCCTCGTGGAGGCGGAACGCCGCTTCAAGGCGGGAGCCGAAAGAAACGGGCTTGCCCTGGAACTCGAAATCGAAGATGGCTTGCCGAGTCACATCTCGACGGACGCACAACGCGTCGGCCAGGTGACCAAGAACCTGCTTTCCAACGCCCTCAAGTTCACCAAGCGCGGCAGCATCCGCTTGAGCATCGGCCGACCGGAAGAGCGTGGCGAGTGGGACAGAAGCTCCGCCAACGGATCCTCCAAGATCGCGATCTCGGTCACCGATACGGGTTCAGGAATTCCAGATGCCCAACGCGGGACCATCTTCGATGCGTTCAACCAGGCGGGCGGGACAACTGGGCGCGAGTACGGAGGAACGGGGTTCGGCCTTTCCATCAGCCTCCAGATTGCCCGGTTGCTAGGTGGGAAGTTGCATCTCGAGAGCGAAGAGGGAGTCGGAGGCTGCTTCACGCTCATCCTGCCCGAGTCAATCGCAACTTCGGCGGAGCCGAGTACGTCCGTCGATCCGGCTCGGGAAACCAGCGTGATTCTTCGCCCAGATGCACCAACCGTTCTGGTGATTGGCGAGAACCGCATACTGGGAGAAACCCTGCGCGAGTTCGCAGGTCAGCGGGGCTTCGAGTGTCTATTTGCAGACACCGGAGGGTCCGGACTCGAGATGGCAAGACGCCAGCTCCCGAGCGCAATCCTATTGGATGCAGCTGAATCGAATCTCGATGAACAGGTATTCCTCGAACATCTCCACGGAGACCGCGCGACTCGAGACATTCCGGTCCATATCATCGCCACTGAAAGGGGTGGTAGTGGCATACCAGAGTCAGAGCAGGTAACGATCCTGAGGGGGGCATTCGATCCAATCCAGCTCGGTGAGGTTTTCGAACGGATCGAAGGCCAGCTCGACAGACCTTTCAGGAAGTTGCTCCTGGTCGATGACGATCCGTCGGCTCGCAGCGGCATCGCCGCGCTGCTCGGAAGGGAACTCAGTCGCGATGAGCTCGCACGTCTCGACCATCCCGCCACCCAGATCATCCACAAGGACGCCTCAGCCCAGCAGAAACTGCTGGACCTGACCGCGATGTTCCTGCATCGCGTGAATCGGCAGCTTCCAGAGGAGCAACAGAGAAAGATCGAAAGCATCCACGACGAGGACACCACATTCGCAGGGAAGACCTTGCTGCTCGTAGATGATGACATGCGCAATCTGTTCGCGATCAGCAGTACCCTCGAGCAGTACGGTGCCGAAATCGTGATGGCCGCAAACGGCCTGGATGCATTCGAATCTCTGGAGCGGGAGCCAGGAATCGACCTGGTACTGATGGACATCATGATGCCGGAAATGGACGGCTACGAGGCGATGCGACGCACTCGAGCCCGGGAGAACTTCAACCAGCTTCCGATCATCGCCATAACGGCCAAGGCCACGAAAGAAGACCGGGCACTCCTCGGTCTTCTCGAAACGGTTCTCCAGACCTACAACTACGACTTCCGCCAGTACCGGAGTTCATCGCTCAAGCGTCAGGTCCAGCGTACTCTCAATTCGTCCGGACTCGGGAGCATCGAAGAGTTGCGAAAGGAGATCCTCGCCAACCGCCCGCTGTTCAATACGCTACTGGGTGCCCTCACCATCAATGTTACCGAGATGTTCCGCGATCCGGATTACTTCCGGGCGACCCGGGAACGGCTTCTGCCTTCGCTTCAGGATCGCTCGCATCTGAAGTTCTGGCACGCCGGTTGCGCCACCGGGGAAGAGGTCTACTCCATGGCCATTCTTCTACAAGAGACGGGCCTGTACGACCGGTCGCTCCTCTACGCGACCGATATCGACGCAGCTGCACTGCAGGAAGCACGCGAAGGAATCTTCCCGATCACGCGAATCAGAGATTCCACTTCGAACTACCAGCAATCGGGTGGGACCGGTGTGTTCTCCGACTACTATTTGGCGCGTTACGACGCGGCCATCGTGAACTCCGCGTTGAAGAAGAACATCGTCTTCTCTCACCATAGCCTGGCCAATGATGACGTCTTCACCGAGGTAGACGTGGTGATCTGCCGGAACGTGCTGATCTACTTCGACCCGGAGCTACAGCATCGAGCCATCGAACTGTTCAAGGACAGCCTCCAACCGGGCGGCTTCCTCTGCCTGGGCTCTCGGGAAGCCCTCTGCTTCTCCAGCTGTCGCAAGGACTTCGACGATTTTTCAAAGGATCAACAGATCTACCGCAGACGAGGTGACGAATGA
- a CDS encoding aromatic ring-hydroxylating dioxygenase subunit alpha translates to MEAAYQTAIHLGVGPRAVFGRGFRDDALERKPRRYLVDEATTQRIKKQIEFEFQREAPPEGFPELADLPAGRYTDPTFFELEKTHIWPRCWVLAGHTDQLPEVGSYLLWTDSGAPIVIVRGEDREIRAFYNTCQHRGAQLVREVDGTVPRFQCKYHSWVYDLQGALVGVPDERDFSNMDRSCRKMRSVRCELWAGFIFLNEDPDAIPLLDYLAPVPDQWSDLEPESLRFVEKHSIELACNWKVAIDAFLEVYHLRHIHPNTVHRFIDHRGSAMSLLPSGHSRMATPIRPENMVDGKVPSDFAEFGHAGEIPRTTNLAYNLFPNFVTPLDLTGFPILLFWPLDIRRTRMDVLWFGGPDFELDNGEMPESWQGRIKLFDIVFDEDTQNLAGIQDSLESEGFKSVALSYQERRIYHLHEELDRLIGIENVPEELRVKQLLSEWVERS, encoded by the coding sequence ATGGAAGCAGCGTATCAGACCGCGATCCACCTGGGGGTTGGGCCTCGGGCAGTTTTTGGGCGAGGGTTCAGGGATGATGCTCTGGAGCGAAAACCCAGGAGGTATCTGGTGGACGAAGCTACGACACAGCGGATCAAGAAACAGATCGAATTCGAGTTTCAGCGCGAGGCACCGCCCGAGGGCTTTCCCGAACTCGCAGATCTACCCGCTGGACGCTACACGGACCCCACGTTCTTCGAGTTGGAGAAGACTCACATCTGGCCGCGCTGCTGGGTCCTGGCCGGTCACACGGATCAACTGCCCGAGGTAGGCAGTTACCTGCTCTGGACCGACTCGGGCGCGCCGATCGTGATCGTGCGCGGCGAGGACCGGGAAATCCGCGCCTTCTACAACACCTGCCAGCATCGAGGTGCTCAACTGGTGCGCGAAGTCGACGGCACGGTGCCGCGGTTTCAATGCAAGTACCACAGCTGGGTTTACGATCTGCAGGGAGCCCTTGTTGGCGTACCCGACGAGCGCGACTTCTCCAATATGGATCGTTCGTGCCGGAAGATGCGTTCCGTCCGCTGCGAACTCTGGGCAGGGTTCATTTTCTTGAACGAAGACCCCGATGCAATCCCATTGCTGGACTACCTGGCGCCTGTGCCCGATCAGTGGAGCGATCTCGAACCGGAGTCGCTGCGTTTCGTCGAAAAACACAGCATCGAGTTGGCCTGCAACTGGAAGGTCGCGATCGACGCGTTCCTCGAGGTCTATCATCTTAGGCATATCCACCCGAACACGGTGCATCGCTTCATCGACCATCGCGGATCGGCAATGAGTCTGCTGCCGTCCGGTCATTCGCGCATGGCCACGCCGATCAGGCCCGAAAACATGGTCGACGGAAAGGTCCCCAGCGATTTCGCGGAATTCGGCCACGCGGGCGAGATTCCGCGCACCACCAATCTGGCGTACAACCTCTTCCCCAACTTCGTAACTCCACTCGACCTGACCGGCTTTCCAATTCTGTTGTTCTGGCCACTCGATATTCGCCGTACGCGCATGGACGTGCTCTGGTTCGGCGGTCCTGACTTCGAACTCGACAACGGCGAGATGCCCGAGAGCTGGCAGGGACGAATCAAACTCTTCGACATCGTCTTTGACGAAGACACGCAGAACCTGGCGGGAATCCAGGATTCACTCGAATCAGAGGGCTTCAAGAGCGTGGCACTCAGCTATCAGGAGAGGCGCATCTACCACCTGCACGAAGAACTCGATCGCTTGATCGGTATCGAAAACGTCCCGGAGGAGCTGCGGGTCAAACAACTGCTTTCCGAGTGGGTCGAGAGGAGCTGA